The following are encoded together in the Marmota flaviventris isolate mMarFla1 chromosome 18, mMarFla1.hap1, whole genome shotgun sequence genome:
- the LOC114080082 gene encoding vomeronasal type-1 receptor 4-like gives MDSRDVAMGLMLLSQSAVGVLGNFSLLYYHLVLFYNDCILRTTDLIISHLVIANSLVILGRGIPQTIAAFGLRYFFSDFVCQLILYMQRVGRSVSIVITCLLSIFQNITISPMNSCWKDHKERAPKYIGFSISLCWILYMVVNSIFPLYVFGKWNSKNLTEKRYLRYCLYIGPNNITNSLYAALFVFPEIVFSLLMIWSSGSMVLLLYRHKQRVQYIHSIKGSPRSCPESRATQRILVLVGSFVSFHTLSSLLNVCVTLHFNPSWWLVNTNVLISMCFPTVSPFLLMNHNSILSRLCS, from the coding sequence ATGGACTCCAGAGACGTGGCCATGGGACTGATGCTCTTATCACAGTCTGCAGTTGGAGTTCTGGGAAATTTCTCTCTGCTTTATTATCATTTAGTCCTTTTCTACAATGACTGTATATTAAGGACCACTGATTTGATTATCAGCCACCTGGTCATAGCCAACTCTTTGGTCATTCTTGGCAGAGGAATTCCCCAGACAATTGCAGCTTTTGGGTTGAGGTACTTCTTCAGTGATTTTGTATGCCAACTTATTTTGTACATGCAGCGAGTGGGCAGGAGTGTGTCCATTGTCATCACCTGCCTCTTGAGCATCTTCCAGAACATCACCATCAGCCCCATGAACTCCTGTTGGAAGGATCACAAAGAAAGAGCTCCCAAGTACATTGGCTTCTCCATTTCCCTCTGTTGGATCCTGTACATGGTGGTGaattccatttttcctctctatGTGTTTGGCAAATGGAATAGCAAAAACTTGACAGAGAAAAGATATTTGAGGTACTGTCTTTACATTGGTCCTAACAACATAACAAACTCATTATATGCAGCATTGTTTGTATTTCCTGAGATTGTCTTTTCCTTGCTCATGATCTGGTCCAGTGGCTCCATGGTTCTCCTTCTGTACAGGCACAAGCAGAGGGTTCAGTACATTCACAGCATCAAAGGTTCCCCCAGATCCTGCCCTGAGTCTAGAGCCACCCAGAGAATACTTGTCTTGGTCGGCTCCTTTGTGAGTTTCCACACACTCTCTTCCTTATTAAATGTTTGTGTTACCCTTCATTTTAATCCCAGTTGGTGGTTGGTGAACACCAATGTCCTGATCTCCATGTGTTTTCCCACTGTCAGCCCCTTTCTTCTCATGAACCATAACTCCATTCTATCCAGGCTCTGCTCCTAA